A genomic segment from Nitrospiria bacterium encodes:
- a CDS encoding protein kinase, whose product MTQPYIQTMDQAQIKPYLDRLKDMFDVAQETIHNFDTTTVVGLCVAMLVMIVVARMLQKLFSGSSGEEGSGSSESGAILRDAKRAKREKNFIRAGELFEMAGDPDEAINMYREGQVFGPLARLYERQKSWAPAAGAYEMARDYERAGAMYQRAGNYAKAAEVLLSGNKELMAAEIFEKARNFSEAARLYEKTGYFQKAASCYERSRAHGKAADLLEKFFLQENVRIKASMPTADQRQLVNSYAQQSGRLYVKAGDAVRAAQIFSLGGYPAEAAEAYLSAKDFQKAADLYYQGKQYLKAAELYKQIGNTKKAYLITAEMYLDERNYLEAARLYEKAEDFLQAGDLYEKAGQMKKAGEMLMKGGDFGRANEIFQSSGDTLLAAQALEKSKRFKEAAKLYLRAGAYEVAARLLDESGDYYEAGMIFHKLGRMENTVAFLQKVDTQSEHYYAASLVLGQIFMDRGMLDAARERYKKLIGKKEIGPDNLDPYYNLALLYEKNREYQNALLLYEKVLAENYNYKDVRSHIDLVKEALRRERVLTETRKNSEISGSGPKGRYKLVKKIGQGGMGVVYLAEDTVLNRIVAYKVLPPSVRDNPKVLDNFLQEARVAAAINHPNIVTVYDTGSEGVEPYIVMEFVDGISLKELMEKNPSLPLKELVSIAVQLCQGLEYAHNKNVIHRDIKPANIMINKENTVKIMDFGLAKILSDSEMEGTSVKGTPLYMSPEQIQGKRVDHRTDIYSFGCTLYRMAAARPPFIDGDVYYHHLHTPPVPPRTLNPKIPEALNQIILKCMAKDADQRYQRAKEIAADLEAKVQ is encoded by the coding sequence GTGACACAACCCTACATCCAGACGATGGACCAGGCGCAGATCAAGCCCTACCTCGACCGCCTCAAAGACATGTTCGACGTCGCCCAGGAGACGATTCACAACTTCGATACCACAACCGTCGTAGGACTGTGCGTCGCGATGCTGGTCATGATCGTGGTCGCTCGAATGCTTCAAAAGCTTTTCAGCGGATCCTCGGGTGAGGAGGGCTCCGGTTCATCCGAAAGCGGTGCGATCCTGAGGGACGCGAAACGAGCCAAGCGGGAAAAGAATTTCATCCGGGCCGGTGAGCTCTTCGAGATGGCCGGCGATCCGGACGAGGCGATCAATATGTATCGGGAAGGACAGGTCTTCGGGCCCCTTGCCCGACTGTACGAGCGTCAGAAAAGCTGGGCCCCCGCGGCCGGGGCCTATGAGATGGCCCGCGACTATGAACGGGCCGGGGCGATGTACCAACGGGCCGGAAATTACGCCAAAGCCGCCGAGGTCCTGCTGTCCGGAAATAAAGAACTCATGGCGGCCGAGATTTTTGAAAAGGCCAGGAACTTCAGCGAAGCGGCCCGTCTGTATGAAAAGACCGGCTATTTTCAGAAAGCGGCGAGTTGTTACGAACGCAGTCGGGCTCACGGAAAGGCCGCCGATCTCCTTGAAAAATTCTTTCTTCAAGAGAATGTCCGAATCAAGGCGTCCATGCCCACCGCCGATCAGAGGCAACTCGTCAATTCCTATGCCCAGCAGAGCGGTCGCCTGTACGTCAAGGCCGGCGATGCGGTGCGGGCGGCCCAGATCTTTTCCCTTGGAGGCTATCCCGCCGAGGCAGCGGAGGCCTATCTCTCGGCCAAGGATTTTCAGAAAGCGGCGGACCTCTACTACCAGGGGAAGCAGTATCTGAAGGCGGCCGAACTGTACAAACAGATCGGAAATACCAAGAAGGCCTATCTGATCACCGCCGAGATGTACCTCGATGAACGGAACTACCTGGAAGCGGCCCGCCTGTATGAAAAGGCGGAAGACTTTCTCCAGGCCGGCGACCTGTATGAGAAAGCCGGCCAGATGAAGAAGGCCGGCGAGATGCTGATGAAGGGGGGCGATTTCGGCCGGGCCAATGAAATCTTCCAATCGAGCGGCGACACGCTCCTGGCCGCCCAGGCCCTCGAGAAGTCGAAGCGATTCAAAGAAGCCGCGAAACTTTACCTGCGGGCCGGCGCATATGAAGTGGCCGCCCGCCTCTTGGACGAAAGCGGCGACTATTACGAAGCCGGGATGATCTTCCATAAACTGGGGCGCATGGAAAACACCGTCGCCTTTTTGCAAAAGGTGGATACCCAGTCGGAACATTACTACGCCGCTTCCTTGGTGCTGGGTCAGATATTCATGGACCGCGGAATGCTGGACGCGGCCCGTGAACGATACAAGAAACTGATCGGCAAAAAGGAGATCGGGCCCGACAATCTCGACCCCTATTACAACCTCGCCCTTCTTTACGAAAAGAACCGGGAATATCAAAATGCGCTGCTCTTGTACGAGAAAGTGCTGGCCGAGAATTACAACTACAAGGACGTCCGGAGCCACATCGATCTGGTGAAAGAAGCCCTTCGGCGGGAACGGGTCTTGACCGAAACCCGAAAAAATTCCGAGATCAGCGGCAGCGGGCCGAAGGGGAGGTACAAACTGGTCAAAAAGATCGGACAGGGCGGCATGGGCGTCGTTTACCTGGCCGAGGACACGGTCTTAAACCGGATCGTCGCCTACAAAGTCCTTCCCCCCAGCGTGAGGGACAATCCGAAGGTCCTTGACAATTTCCTCCAGGAGGCCCGCGTCGCGGCCGCCATTAACCATCCGAACATCGTGACCGTTTACGACACCGGCTCCGAAGGCGTCGAGCCCTACATTGTGATGGAGTTCGTGGACGGCATCAGTCTCAAGGAGTTGATGGAGAAAAATCCGTCGCTTCCGCTCAAAGAACTCGTTTCCATCGCGGTTCAGCTCTGTCAGGGCCTGGAATACGCGCATAACAAAAATGTGATCCATCGGGACATCAAACCCGCCAACATCATGATCAACAAAGAGAACACGGTGAAGATCATGGATTTCGGCCTGGCCAAGATCCTCTCCGATTCCGAGATGGAAGGGACCAGCGTGAAGGGTACGCCGCTGTACATGTCGCCGGAACAGATCCAGGGAAAACGGGTGGATCACCGGACGGATATTTACTCCTTCGGCTGCACCCTCTACCGCATGGCCGCCGCCCGTCCTCCCTTCATCGACGGCGACGTCTACTACCATCACCTTCATACGCCCCCGGTTCCTCCGCGCACCTTGAACCCGAAGATCCCCGAGGCCCTCAACCAGATCATCCTCAAATGCATGGCCAAGGATGCCGACCAGCGGTATCAACGGGCCAAAGAGATCGCGGCCGACCTCGAAGCCAAGGTGCAATAG
- a CDS encoding FHA domain-containing protein, translated as MSRVRLPQTKTVFSHRPYSPGVIDSLFELVKGQTGPSGWILLAEDSKVFLILFILQNSPYAAARLSGDRFNALNLRDYFHTLASMEQPHLTLQLANPVLFKCLLVTTQKLPTTTGTTDLVNVESLLHQIKSSEREVVVSEKRMDEINLFYFLKGNLQEAFFADPDSVSKDSTGEDQFLEYAYTGKSAAPVTLQAYYDVQVKMADDADLPWSEWPDGIVAYFLRPRPELVFLAGGGSVDRKTIVKSRFILGRHQDCDLAIPDTIASREHAVIREGQGSFILEDLKSRNGTLVNGKRISSVTLADGDEIRIGDCRIMFVVKSQEPLKKEKADLSRLDTTTMKLDEALLQQAAASFAPPAGENAKTPVLGLEMTEGKAPGSRYSLRDKTVIGRNKTDINTHDPKASRHHAAIERREDGYHFIDLKSTNGSFINGLEVRTKRLAAGDVIRIGDSAFKVIEVDP; from the coding sequence ATGTCCCGAGTTCGGCTTCCACAAACGAAAACTGTTTTTTCTCATCGTCCCTACTCCCCCGGCGTCATCGATTCACTCTTCGAATTGGTGAAGGGCCAGACCGGACCTTCCGGCTGGATTCTCCTCGCCGAGGATTCGAAGGTCTTCTTAATTCTCTTCATCTTGCAGAACAGCCCCTACGCCGCCGCACGCCTCTCGGGGGATCGATTCAACGCATTGAATCTTCGTGACTATTTTCACACGCTGGCCTCGATGGAACAGCCCCATCTCACGCTGCAACTGGCCAACCCCGTGCTATTTAAATGTTTGTTGGTTACGACGCAGAAACTCCCGACCACCACCGGGACAACCGACCTCGTCAACGTGGAATCGCTCCTTCACCAGATCAAGTCCTCCGAACGTGAAGTGGTCGTCAGCGAAAAGCGAATGGATGAAATAAACCTCTTTTATTTTCTGAAAGGAAACCTTCAGGAAGCCTTTTTCGCCGATCCCGACTCGGTTTCCAAAGACAGTACCGGCGAAGATCAGTTCCTCGAATACGCCTACACCGGAAAAAGCGCCGCGCCCGTAACGCTCCAGGCCTATTACGACGTCCAGGTGAAAATGGCCGATGACGCGGACCTCCCATGGTCGGAATGGCCCGACGGGATCGTCGCCTATTTTCTAAGGCCCCGGCCGGAACTGGTGTTTCTGGCCGGCGGAGGTTCGGTGGACAGAAAGACCATCGTTAAGAGCCGGTTCATCCTGGGCCGTCATCAGGATTGCGATCTTGCGATCCCCGACACGATCGCCTCCCGGGAACACGCGGTCATCCGTGAAGGCCAAGGGAGTTTCATCCTGGAGGATCTCAAGAGCCGGAACGGCACGCTAGTCAACGGCAAAAGGATATCCAGCGTCACCCTCGCGGACGGCGACGAAATCCGAATCGGCGATTGCCGGATCATGTTCGTCGTGAAGTCTCAGGAGCCGCTGAAGAAGGAAAAGGCCGACCTGTCCCGTCTGGATACCACCACCATGAAACTGGATGAGGCGCTGCTTCAGCAAGCCGCCGCGTCATTCGCCCCCCCAGCCGGGGAAAACGCAAAAACGCCGGTCTTGGGTCTGGAAATGACGGAAGGCAAAGCCCCCGGTTCCCGCTATTCCCTCCGGGACAAAACCGTCATCGGCCGTAATAAGACGGACATCAACACCCATGATCCAAAGGCCTCGCGTCACCATGCCGCGATCGAGCGGAGGGAAGACGGCTACCATTTCATCGACCTGAAAAGCACCAACGGCAGTTTCATCAACGGCCTGGAAGTCCGGACCAAACGTCTCGCCGCGGGGGACGTCATCCGGATCGGTGATTCGGCGTTCAAGGTGATCGAGGTCGACCCGTGA
- a CDS encoding DUF4139 domain-containing protein, translating into MDNKTTFKVSAAAVSVAAILFMFTERSGTIQASDRPEKPHALASSLDDQEEVSVTVYNSNLGLVKETRRIRLSTGLTDLKFTGVAAQIMPQTVHVQSLTDPGGLEVLEQNYQYDLLTPEKLLDKFVGRQIKVLKDGIEIPVTILSTNNGLVYRMGDRIFTDRGGYPGQLIFPEIPENLIPKPTLVWRLDNRLDRPQKVEATYLTQGINWKADYVMVLDPEDRRADLTGWVTLDNKSGAGYRNAKLKLVAGDVNRVLDQVGYMAAGRALEEVANKAAAPPFSEQAFFEYHLYTLQRPTTIKDNETKQVTLLASNRIPVTKRFLYYGAQNYYRTPYGVPVSNQKVGVYVELANKTENHLGMPLPKGTVRVYKADGDGSLQFVGEDRIDHTPKDETIKIKMGEAFDVVAERKQTEWKKLADDLYEVAFEVSLRNHKDAPVTVSVIEPIPGDWEILQSSHDYRKVEAHTAQFDIPVNKNGETKLQYRVRMRF; encoded by the coding sequence ATGGATAACAAAACCACCTTTAAAGTTTCGGCAGCAGCCGTCTCGGTCGCGGCAATTCTATTTATGTTCACAGAGCGGTCTGGAACTATTCAAGCGTCAGACCGTCCTGAAAAACCTCATGCCCTCGCCAGCAGTCTAGACGATCAGGAAGAGGTTTCGGTCACCGTTTACAACAGCAATCTCGGACTGGTCAAAGAGACCCGTCGGATCCGTCTGTCTACTGGTTTGACCGATCTCAAATTTACCGGGGTCGCCGCGCAGATCATGCCCCAGACGGTCCACGTTCAATCCCTGACCGACCCCGGCGGATTGGAGGTCCTCGAGCAGAATTACCAATACGACCTTCTGACCCCCGAAAAACTGCTCGATAAATTTGTCGGCCGGCAGATCAAGGTTCTCAAGGACGGGATCGAGATCCCCGTCACGATCCTCAGCACGAACAACGGCCTCGTGTATCGGATGGGAGATCGCATCTTCACCGATCGGGGCGGCTATCCGGGACAACTGATCTTTCCCGAAATTCCGGAAAACCTGATCCCCAAACCGACCTTGGTATGGCGCCTGGATAATCGGCTGGACCGTCCCCAAAAAGTGGAAGCCACCTACCTGACCCAGGGGATCAACTGGAAGGCCGACTACGTGATGGTCCTCGACCCGGAGGATCGCCGCGCGGATCTGACGGGATGGGTCACGCTCGACAACAAAAGCGGAGCCGGATACCGCAACGCAAAATTGAAGCTGGTGGCCGGCGATGTGAATCGTGTGCTCGATCAGGTCGGATACATGGCCGCCGGTCGAGCGCTTGAGGAGGTCGCCAACAAGGCCGCCGCGCCCCCGTTCTCGGAGCAGGCCTTTTTTGAATATCATCTCTACACGCTCCAGCGACCGACCACGATCAAGGACAACGAGACCAAGCAGGTCACCCTCCTGGCCTCAAACCGGATTCCGGTGACAAAGCGTTTTCTCTACTACGGCGCCCAGAACTACTATCGGACCCCGTACGGGGTCCCGGTCTCAAACCAGAAAGTCGGCGTCTATGTCGAGCTCGCCAACAAAACGGAAAACCATTTGGGGATGCCCCTTCCCAAGGGAACGGTCCGGGTCTACAAGGCGGACGGCGACGGGAGTCTCCAATTCGTGGGGGAGGATCGAATCGATCATACGCCCAAGGACGAGACGATCAAGATCAAGATGGGAGAGGCTTTTGACGTCGTGGCCGAGCGAAAACAGACCGAGTGGAAAAAACTGGCCGACGACCTCTATGAAGTCGCGTTTGAGGTGAGCCTTCGCAACCACAAGGATGCCCCGGTCACGGTGAGCGTCATCGAACCTATCCCGGGTGATTGGGAAATTCTACAATCCTCCCATGACTACCGGAAGGTCGAGGCCCACACGGCACAGTTCGACATCCCGGTCAATAAAAACGGCGAGACCAAGCTTCAGTATCGCGTGCGGATGAGGTTTTAG
- a CDS encoding sigma-70 family RNA polymerase sigma factor has product MDHEEKNDGEWVRRVQQGETEAFEVLVRRHEKRIFNLLYRWLGDYDEAAETAQEVFLSAYRSIRRFRGDSKFSTWLYRIAINHAKNRQKSLGASRRRTTPLDSGDSDGKDGAVADLPDPGPDPSQDAERMETHERVQHGLRDLDADGALLILLHDLQEVGYEEMARILDVPMGTVKSRLHRARQALKARLTPYFNARETQK; this is encoded by the coding sequence ATGGATCATGAAGAGAAAAACGACGGGGAGTGGGTTCGAAGGGTCCAACAGGGGGAGACGGAGGCCTTTGAGGTTTTAGTCCGTCGCCATGAAAAACGGATCTTCAACCTGCTTTATCGTTGGCTGGGGGACTATGACGAAGCCGCCGAAACGGCCCAGGAGGTCTTTCTCTCGGCCTACCGCTCCATCCGGAGATTTCGAGGCGACTCGAAATTTTCGACATGGCTATACCGGATCGCCATCAATCACGCCAAGAACCGTCAAAAGAGCCTGGGCGCGTCGCGTCGCCGCACGACGCCGCTGGACTCCGGCGATTCGGACGGAAAGGATGGGGCGGTCGCCGATCTCCCCGATCCCGGTCCGGATCCAAGTCAGGACGCCGAGCGGATGGAAACCCATGAGCGTGTTCAGCATGGGCTCAGGGACCTGGACGCGGACGGCGCCCTCCTCATTCTTCTCCACGACCTTCAGGAGGTCGGTTATGAAGAAATGGCCCGGATTCTGGACGTCCCCATGGGAACGGTCAAGTCACGGTTGCACAGGGCCCGTCAGGCCCTCAAGGCCAGGCTGACTCCCTATTTCAACGCAAGGGAGACGCAAAAATGA
- a CDS encoding zf-HC2 domain-containing protein, whose translation MTCEQVQEILSDYLEGSLDPETSGLVQTHLASCPDCRAEFRELAEAKRAVAGLPLIEPPPGFSRMVMVRIREEAERPSVWKRLFLPIRIMIPIHALAWLLVGGIAVYLYQTYRPVQPVAVKSLPSVPEPMLENGKNAPSSSPPGSTESHAPAPTEQELKGNATDEVARATAKSGKIGGAAGGIAAAPPPAKASPDYKLSVTTLRKYNDQKLIYFKLEELTKQMGGKYIGPSETGGSQERDALPHTETVLLVIPAKRYDRFKSELSSLGKIEEETRMAPSSPESAPPSVPLSPADISPFLRIQLSLRPAENP comes from the coding sequence ATGACGTGCGAGCAGGTTCAGGAAATACTGTCCGATTATTTGGAGGGTTCCCTCGATCCAGAGACCTCCGGTCTCGTACAGACCCATCTGGCTTCCTGTCCCGATTGCCGGGCGGAGTTCCGGGAACTGGCCGAGGCCAAGCGGGCCGTGGCCGGCCTCCCGCTGATCGAGCCCCCTCCCGGGTTTTCCCGAATGGTGATGGTCCGGATCCGAGAAGAGGCGGAAAGGCCGAGTGTCTGGAAGCGGCTCTTCCTTCCGATTCGGATCATGATTCCGATTCACGCGTTGGCGTGGCTCCTGGTCGGCGGGATTGCGGTCTATCTTTATCAAACCTACCGGCCGGTTCAGCCGGTCGCAGTGAAATCGCTTCCTTCGGTGCCGGAACCGATGCTCGAAAATGGAAAAAACGCACCGTCTTCTTCGCCACCGGGATCAACGGAATCCCACGCCCCTGCCCCGACGGAACAGGAATTGAAAGGAAATGCAACAGACGAAGTCGCTCGGGCAACTGCAAAGTCTGGAAAAATCGGAGGGGCCGCGGGCGGGATTGCGGCTGCGCCGCCTCCGGCCAAGGCCTCACCCGACTATAAACTGAGTGTCACGACCCTGAGAAAATATAATGACCAAAAATTGATTTATTTCAAACTCGAAGAATTGACCAAACAGATGGGGGGAAAATATATCGGCCCCAGCGAAACCGGCGGGAGCCAGGAACGCGACGCCCTCCCTCATACCGAGACCGTGTTGCTGGTCATTCCCGCGAAGCGCTACGACCGATTCAAATCCGAACTGTCCTCGCTCGGGAAAATTGAGGAAGAAACCCGAATGGCTCCATCTTCGCCGGAATCGGCCCCTCCCTCGGTGCCCCTGTCCCCCGCCGATATCTCTCCATTCCTAAGAATTCAATTGTCCCTCCGTCCGGCTGAAAATCCCTAG
- a CDS encoding tetratricopeptide repeat protein, whose product MRGKRAFVILSLCVWFGSISTVSFAAGAVEPSFRQAFASEDPAEKTDLFQKIAAQEPKSIYGHFAKAWLAENRNEPKTAIGEYTAAIKLKPTFAEAYCARGIVLFNQGHVQEAGDDLLRAIDLNPRLAEAHDAVGVILDQQNRFEEAVREYQKAIALRPRFAMAHYNLGVAYAHEGQEDPALEAFEKAVSLKPDLAIGYFNIGKIYYNRGELDKSIAAFSKTIEANPKLAAAHYGLAVVNEEAGRKAEAIKHYREYLKLAGDHPSPETEQAAQRLKALLGTFF is encoded by the coding sequence ATGCGTGGCAAACGCGCCTTCGTCATCCTCAGTCTGTGCGTCTGGTTCGGCTCGATCTCAACAGTATCGTTTGCCGCCGGAGCGGTCGAACCCTCGTTTCGTCAGGCCTTCGCCTCGGAGGATCCCGCCGAGAAGACCGATCTCTTCCAGAAGATCGCCGCCCAGGAACCGAAATCCATCTACGGCCACTTCGCCAAGGCCTGGCTGGCCGAAAATCGCAATGAACCGAAGACCGCCATCGGGGAATACACGGCCGCAATCAAACTCAAACCCACCTTCGCGGAGGCTTATTGTGCGCGCGGGATCGTCCTGTTCAATCAAGGTCATGTTCAGGAAGCCGGAGACGATCTGTTGCGGGCCATCGACCTGAACCCTCGCTTGGCCGAGGCCCACGACGCCGTCGGGGTCATTCTCGACCAGCAGAACCGGTTCGAAGAGGCCGTCCGTGAATACCAGAAGGCGATCGCGCTGCGGCCCCGGTTTGCGATGGCGCATTACAATCTCGGCGTCGCCTACGCCCATGAAGGACAGGAGGACCCGGCGCTGGAGGCCTTCGAGAAGGCGGTGAGCCTCAAGCCGGATCTGGCCATCGGATATTTTAACATCGGCAAGATTTATTATAATCGGGGGGAATTGGATAAAAGCATCGCCGCCTTCTCCAAGACCATCGAAGCCAATCCGAAACTGGCCGCGGCCCACTACGGTCTGGCCGTCGTCAATGAAGAGGCCGGCCGGAAGGCGGAGGCGATCAAGCACTATCGTGAATATCTGAAGCTGGCCGGCGATCACCCTTCTCCGGAAACCGAACAGGCCGCCCAGCGCCTCAAGGCGCTTCTTGGAACGTTTTTTTAG
- a CDS encoding cation-transporting P-type ATPase, whose product MKIHHLTVDEALQSLHSGTEGISVAEAGRRRSEFGPNRVEKVWAEPLVFRFLKGFTHFFALILWVAAGLAFLAEWYDPGKGMVTLGFAILGVILINGLFSFWQEYRAEQAIAALQNLLPRQVKVLHDGKVAPTHLEELVPGDVIDLEEGDLIPADCRLIQGFGVRVNTATITGESVPKARDAHPSEREELIQSKNILLAGTSMVSGQARALVFATGMQTEFGKIAHLTQTVGEMVSPLQKEIARLSRVIAIQAMGIGAVFFLIGHYLGMVFWQNFIFAIGIIVALVPEGLLPTVTLALAMGSQRMAKRNALIRHLPSVETLGSATVICTDKTGTLTLNRMDVKKIYLDDRFYDPTDARAYGPTPLQDSHRAFFETAMFCHNLRKVEKNGREELLGDPMETALVGLAQKAISAEKEYPRLDEIPFDSDRKRLSTLHRNPEGPVLYTKGALEALLPLCLQVQQDGNVQPLTAVLKEKFLRAEEAMAAEGLRVLAFAYRFVSEGLDRLHLEEDMILTGLVGLEDPPRPEVPGAIRKCEEAGIKVIMVTGDHPHTARAVAREIGLMKSPTPVIITGDQLRRFSDTELQLAMDAPEILFARVGADQKMRIVNALKRKKEIVAVTGDGVNDAPALKMADIGIAMGITGTDVAREASDMVLMDDNFASIVSAVEEGRAVYDNVKKFLTYILTHNIAELVPYLAFVLLRIPLPLTVIQILAIDLGTDTVPALALGAERPDMQAMRKPPRSRTERLLNWPMILRAYLFLGLIEAAACLAAFFFVLYGGGWRYGEDLAWNDPLYLQATTACLGAIIVMQVANVFICRSDRESVFSFGLFSNPFILWGIASEIGLILLIDYTPWGNLIFGTSPIPAGVWLFVVPFAVAMLVLDELRKSRARRWGSGQKVD is encoded by the coding sequence ATGAAGATTCATCACCTTACAGTGGATGAAGCGCTCCAGAGCCTCCACAGCGGTACGGAAGGGATTTCCGTCGCGGAGGCCGGGCGAAGACGGTCGGAGTTCGGCCCGAATCGCGTCGAGAAAGTCTGGGCCGAGCCGCTTGTCTTTCGATTCTTGAAAGGGTTTACCCATTTCTTTGCGCTGATTCTCTGGGTGGCCGCGGGACTGGCTTTTTTAGCCGAGTGGTATGATCCGGGGAAAGGGATGGTCACGTTGGGATTTGCGATCCTGGGCGTGATCCTGATCAACGGTCTTTTCTCGTTCTGGCAGGAATACCGCGCCGAGCAGGCGATCGCGGCTCTCCAGAATCTCCTTCCGCGTCAAGTCAAGGTGCTTCACGACGGCAAAGTGGCACCGACGCACTTGGAGGAACTGGTTCCCGGGGATGTGATCGATCTGGAGGAAGGGGATCTCATCCCCGCCGACTGCCGGTTGATCCAGGGCTTTGGCGTGCGGGTGAATACGGCCACCATCACCGGGGAGTCGGTTCCAAAGGCGCGGGATGCGCATCCGAGCGAGCGGGAGGAATTGATTCAGAGCAAAAACATCCTTCTGGCCGGAACCTCGATGGTCTCGGGTCAAGCCCGGGCCCTGGTGTTTGCCACGGGGATGCAGACTGAGTTCGGCAAGATCGCCCATCTGACCCAAACCGTCGGTGAAATGGTTTCTCCTCTGCAAAAGGAAATCGCGCGCTTGAGCCGCGTGATTGCAATCCAGGCGATGGGCATCGGGGCGGTTTTCTTTCTGATCGGACATTATCTGGGTATGGTGTTCTGGCAAAATTTTATTTTTGCGATCGGCATCATCGTGGCGCTCGTTCCTGAAGGACTCCTGCCCACCGTCACCCTGGCCCTGGCGATGGGTTCTCAACGGATGGCCAAAAGAAACGCACTGATCCGCCACCTTCCCTCGGTCGAAACGCTGGGCTCGGCCACCGTGATCTGCACCGACAAGACGGGCACGTTGACCTTGAATCGCATGGATGTGAAAAAGATTTATCTGGATGATCGGTTTTATGATCCGACGGACGCAAGGGCGTACGGCCCCACGCCCCTGCAAGACAGCCACCGCGCCTTTTTCGAAACGGCGATGTTCTGCCACAACCTCAGGAAGGTCGAAAAGAACGGTCGGGAGGAACTGCTCGGGGATCCCATGGAGACGGCGCTGGTCGGATTGGCCCAAAAGGCGATTTCCGCCGAAAAAGAATATCCCCGTCTGGATGAGATTCCGTTTGATTCGGATCGAAAAAGGCTGTCCACGCTCCATCGAAATCCGGAGGGCCCCGTTCTCTATACCAAAGGGGCGCTTGAAGCGCTTCTCCCGCTATGCCTTCAGGTCCAACAGGATGGGAATGTTCAACCCCTCACGGCGGTATTAAAAGAAAAGTTCCTTCGAGCCGAAGAGGCGATGGCGGCGGAGGGATTGAGGGTGTTGGCCTTCGCTTACCGTTTCGTTTCGGAAGGGTTGGATCGTCTGCATCTGGAGGAAGACATGATCCTGACCGGACTGGTGGGACTGGAAGACCCTCCACGGCCGGAGGTGCCCGGAGCGATTCGAAAATGCGAAGAGGCCGGTATCAAGGTGATCATGGTGACCGGAGACCATCCCCATACCGCCCGGGCGGTCGCTCGCGAGATCGGGCTGATGAAATCTCCGACGCCCGTGATCATCACGGGCGATCAACTTCGACGGTTTTCCGATACCGAGCTCCAGCTCGCGATGGATGCTCCGGAAATCCTCTTCGCACGGGTCGGGGCGGATCAGAAGATGCGCATCGTCAACGCGTTGAAGCGCAAAAAAGAGATCGTGGCCGTGACGGGGGACGGCGTGAACGACGCGCCGGCGCTCAAAATGGCCGATATTGGCATCGCGATGGGAATCACGGGCACGGACGTGGCCCGGGAAGCCTCCGACATGGTCCTGATGGACGACAACTTTGCGAGCATCGTCTCTGCCGTTGAAGAGGGACGGGCGGTCTATGACAACGTCAAGAAGTTCCTGACCTACATTCTGACTCATAACATTGCCGAGCTGGTTCCCTATTTAGCATTTGTCCTTCTTCGTATTCCCCTGCCCCTCACAGTGATCCAAATTCTGGCGATCGATCTTGGCACCGACACGGTGCCGGCACTGGCTTTGGGAGCCGAGAGACCGGACATGCAGGCCATGCGAAAGCCGCCCCGCTCTCGAACGGAGCGGTTGTTAAACTGGCCCATGATTTTACGCGCCTATCTGTTTCTGGGGTTGATCGAGGCCGCGGCCTGCTTGGCGGCTTTTTTCTTCGTCCTTTACGGCGGCGGATGGCGATACGGAGAAGACCTTGCCTGGAATGATCCGCTTTATTTACAGGCCACCACGGCCTGTTTGGGTGCGATCATCGTCATGCAGGTCGCGAATGTCTTCATCTGCCGGAGCGACCGCGAGTCGGTTTTTTCCTTCGGCTTGTTCAGCAACCCCTTCATCCTGTGGGGCATCGCGTCCGAGATCGGTTTGATCCTGCTGATCGATTATACCCCGTGGGGGAACCTGATTTTCGGAACCTCCCCGATTCCGGCGGGCGTCTGGCTCTTTGTGGTCCCCTTCGCCGTGGCGATGTTGGTCCTGGATGAGTTGCGAAAGTCCCGGGCGCGACGATGGGGGAGCGGTCAAAAGGTTGACTGA
- a CDS encoding universal stress protein codes for MAQRKKGSVKRGSGSASVKKILVPTDFSEGSEPAVQYAAMMARVLKAHLCLVHVIQPYAYAMTETFNVVDHYSALKAIAEPLLDQARKGLQKAGVSVETDLLSGVAHREILKAARRIKADLIVMGTHGRSGVDHLLLGSVAEKVVRLSPCPVLTVRTAAKAAGAKKKSASSTGKGSSVTLYS; via the coding sequence ATGGCCCAACGGAAGAAAGGTTCGGTGAAACGCGGAAGCGGATCGGCGTCGGTCAAAAAAATCCTGGTGCCCACGGATTTTTCCGAAGGATCGGAGCCCGCGGTGCAATACGCGGCCATGATGGCCCGGGTGCTCAAGGCCCACCTGTGCTTGGTCCACGTGATCCAACCCTACGCCTATGCCATGACCGAGACCTTCAACGTGGTGGATCACTACTCGGCGTTGAAGGCCATCGCCGAGCCCTTGCTGGATCAGGCCCGCAAGGGTTTACAGAAAGCGGGCGTTTCGGTTGAGACGGACCTGTTGAGCGGGGTGGCCCATCGCGAAATCCTAAAGGCGGCCCGTCGAATAAAGGCGGACCTGATCGTGATGGGGACCCACGGCCGGTCGGGCGTGGACCATCTGCTTCTGGGCAGCGTGGCCGAGAAGGTGGTCCGGCTGTCGCCCTGTCCGGTCCTGACGGTCCGGACCGCGGCGAAGGCGGCCGGCGCCAAGAAGAAAAGCGCCTCCTCGACCGGAAAGGGATCGTCGGTCACGCTGTATTCATAG